The DNA segment gagtgaaagagagagagagagagacttacCCTCCTCGTAGGGAAAGTCCTTGTGCTTGGCATTAGTCCATTTGTTGGCATCGGCTTTGAACTCCGGCTCGGTGATGTACTGAATGCGAAAGCCATTCACATCCATGGGCCCCACCTTATCCTTGTCCCGCTGCGCACTCACATCGACATCGAAGGTATTCGAGTTGTAGCCCCGCAGCTGGAACACAGTTGGTGGCGGCGGCTTCTCGCCCTGCTCCAGTCGAGTCACTCGCTCAATGGTGCCCAGATGATTGTGGACACGACAGCGATAGTTGTCAAACTGTTTGGCATCATGGACATGGATTGTGATGCGGGAGAATGTCGCTTGAGTCTCAATCAGATGCGTGTGCTCGTTGCTCTCTAGTCTCTTCTGTTTGCGGTACCAACTAAACGTTGGCGGTGGCTCAGCGGTTGCTTTGCACTCGATGATCGCCGTGCCATTGATGTAAGCATATTGTTGTTCAGTGTGCAGCGTGTGAATCCATTGTGGCTTATCTGtgattaaattgattaaatcgTAGTCAGTTGTGCGCTTGAAAGTATGCTTTGAATGATGCCACAACTCGCATAAAGTCATTAACTGCAcatgtgccacgcccacctgcCCATATGTGCGGCCAGCGAAACgtatgtaattttaaaatatatattttgtgctcaAAAAACTATTTGCCGCACGCTGCATTGCATACTAAACCAACTAAAACGCAACCTAAACACACGGCAACACATTTCCACAGCCGCCCAGAAAAATGCTCAAGTGTAATTTCAGTGCCATCAACGAGCAACAAAAGCACAGTGGTCTAAGAGCGTGCGAAAAATGTGTGAAATGTTCTTGAGAGAAAGCGCTTTGAAAGCTTAAGCAAttgcttaaaaaataaagcaaatttccAAAGTTATACCAAAGTACATTTAAAGGTATAAACAGTTTGAAATTAAACGTGTTTGAATCATCAgtttatcattattttataatattaaggAAGATTTCAGacacttttgcatttgttCAAGATCTTTAGTTAAAAATTACTCAAGCAGTTTCGCATAACTTTGAAAGCACACGAAAGAGCAATGACACAGCTTttcaatacatatttgtatcaTTGAAACAGTTTGAAatcaaacatattttaaatcatcTGTTTATCATTAATTTATCAATCATCTTATAATATTAAGACAgctttaacatatttttgcatttttttaagAGCTTTGATTCAATTGTGCTTAAGAACTTTCGCAGAGCTTTGAAAGCACATGGAACTGTGATGGCAAGCTGTTCAAGAATTTATATTGTTACCATTTGAAAAggatttaaaattgtatattgttaagaatattattaacattttatattattattatatgagAAGTATTGAATGCTGTAAGCTGTAAGTTATagataataacaaattatcgatctaaagtaattattttaactttCAGCTTACAAAGGTGCTTTTGCTCCGTAATAAAAAGTTTCTGGAATGTGgttaatttttgtgtgttgcgcATTATTTAGGTTCTATAAAACGGTTGCTAGAATTTATATGTGTcagtaaataaattcatatatttttctcgcaatttaatattgattttcattcatatttttttatacaaataataatgaaattcaaattacttAGTGACAAATATATTGCAgtgtttttttatacaaataataatgaaattcaaattacttAGTGACAAATATATTGCAGTGTGCAACAAGCTTTTACCCACTGTGCAGCTGGTTATTATAGATAGGAGTGGCAAGTgtgggagagagggagagagagagaaagggcaAATCATAAATCTCACTCACGTTCGATTTTCATCAAAACTGTGCGCTCCTGCATATCGGAAGCAATCGAATTCACTTGGAATGCTCGGCACGTGTATTCGCCGGTGTCAAACTGTGTTACCTTCTTGATGAGCAAGGCATCCGCCAGGATGCGAAATTTCGAAGCGTTTGCTGtcaaaattgccaaaaagagaaagggagagagagagagcgttgATAAACGGGTGTCCAGGTGGAAAgccaacaaaaagaagaaatcaaCGAACAAAAATCGAAGAGCCAAAAGGAAGGCTCATTAACTTTTGTTCGATACTCTCTCGGAGAGAGGAGAAAGAGGACAAAGTTCACTCACCCTCCGCACTAATGGGCTGTCCATTGAAATGCCAGGTGACGTTCGGTTGCGGTTCCCCCTTCACCTCGCACAATATGGTTGCATTTTGGCCCTCCTTCACCGTCGTCACCGAATTCGTTTCCGTAAACGTAATTTTCTCTGTCgttgacaaacaaaaaaagtggaaaagaAACACACggaggaaaaacaaaaagagacaatgcaaaattaatgaatatctTTTCGGGGTTTCGTTTGCTGTACTTACGATACACAATCAACTCGTACGATTTACTATGCATTCCCCCCTCGACCGCCTCGCAGCTCCAATTGCCCTTGTCCGCAAGTGCGATGTGTGCGAAaacgatttgcaattgttCTGTGTGCGATAAACATgcaaacaatataataaactaGACTGACTCTATAAAAAGGAAGCGACAAAAAAGAGCAGCAAATTCAGCTGGTTGAGTTGGCTTAGAGAATACCCTGTAAGCAGtgcaatttagtttttttctaTATGGAATATAAATATGGCTAATCACAGTCTACCAACAATTATGTGTTTTTGTATCATATTGCttattgaattcatttaacaaacaagtaagaaaactctattttgaataaaagcggTAGTACaataatatacttaaaatataccaagggttatatttggtatattggtatagtgctacattcaaaacatatcgaagaaagcaaaatatgcctaatatttttataataataccgcattgtttcgctattttctatttaacaTAGTTTTTCTGTAATTTTTATCGGACATATCGAACTTCAAGAAGAATTTCTtctgtttagtatttttttttacataaatggaagtgttattttttttaagaaggCCTTTTCTAATAtatctttcttgtttttttgcaatgtttataatatagctatttgattattttgatgaagagagtaaaattaatatattcaagATAGTTTGAAGTTCTTAGTTGCTCTGGTTCATCTCATTGCAATAAGGATATGTTttcgttatttcaataaaaaataataattatatattcaacaacatcaatttatgtttaatttttaaaaattcgaaTACTTCTTATTCATGATTTAATTCTGTAGAATTTCACTTAATTGCTTTTGACTTCCTTTACGGGGTTTGCGCTAATTATAAGAATGATCAAATTTcaccaaataatataaaaaagtcTGATATTAAAAGGCTCTtgaacaaaaagcaaaagtttcacTTTAAAGCAACAGTTTTAATGATTGATAAATaagtgaatattaaaaatgatataagAATATGAAATCCAACTCTTTTTTTAgttaagcaaaagcaattctAATAAAGAATCTTTACGAAAATCTTAATAAGCTAAACTAAATAAACtcttgtatttttaaagtaagtAGACTTTTTTGACAATCTTATATGATTTGTCAAGTTTCTGTAAGGTAAAATTGATATCATTCTACCACTTCGCTCTGACTCATCTCATTgcaataaggaattgtattcggtatttcaatattactactactattaTCTCAAACAACTCTCTTCTACTGCATTTGCTTTCCAGGGTATCCACGCTCCACAAAAGAGATTcgcaaaggcaaaagccaaaCGCAATTGCAATCGCtattctctctgtctgtgtgtgtgtgtgtgtgtgtagagatgcaattaattgtgtttgtttgttgtgccgCAGGCGAGACAGTCCTTGCATTCCCTGCTACTCCTGGGACTCCAGACTCGCCTCGCCTTTGACCCAAGCtcaacttctgctgctgctcttctcgGCTCTTCTCGGCTCTTCTCAGCTcttcagctgttgttgtgctcacCTGGTGAAGTTTGCTCGATGTGAATGCGTCCTTTGTTCGCGCTTATAATTTCACCTCTCGGCGATTTCCAATGCAGCTTCACCTGGGGACTGGGAGCTCTGCATTGGACAATGAGCGATTCGTTTGTGTAGCGCACAACGCTGTGCTCCGCCGGACTCAGCGTCAGGCTGTCATGGTGATTGGCCAAGACGCCAGCTGAAAGATGGAAATAAAAGATGGAAATGGAAGCCAGATTCAATATTGGATCAAAAGAgattgcatatatgtatgtttgtacgTTTGCACTTAATGGTTAATGACTCGTTAATTGACGCGCCAGCTGCCAGCGACgacttttaaaatgtaaattgaaaagttcGAGGCGAATTTCTCTTTTTGGCCAAGATGAACAACACTTTCGACACAGTTTGCCAACCTCACTAAAAGAGAGCGATGCATTTCCTTATTGCCTTAAAATCGATCTGAAGTCACATCAAGAAAAGTTTTGCCTGCTCCCTCAAATCAACAACGAAAGCAGCTTCGAAAATTGCAGCTTGACTATACAAATTTTAGTTTGGCTGCATTTTATGTGAagctgcaactttttttttgccacgcccatttacattatttgtttgccaatttaACTCTAAACGACTTTTCATGTAATTCAATCATTTATTATAGTAATGTTCTGCACTTTTTGCCATgatatattattgaaaatctaaagaaattataccaaaacaagtcagaaagatacagtggagtgtgctcgactatgagataccagctacccaaaataatataccacaaatatactgaaaatatactataagcttaatttggtataaaatataccgaatactacTTTTAGTATAAACTATACTAAATGCCACATttggtataaaatatactgaaggctacttttggtattaaatatactaaagaccacatttggtataaaatatactgaaagctaCTTTtgatataaatgtaaaatatactatatactatatttggtattaaatATAAGGTATACATTtggtttaaaatataccgaaagctactcttggtattaaatatactaaaggctacatttaacataaaataactAAGACTTACAATTGGTATACAATATAAGAAGGGCTagtttgtaaaatatactagattgtcaaccaaagcaactaagagtaattatttcttaaataacttcaagaatttttgtttgattattCGTTaacttcaaattaatataaagtgCACTTCCATTCCACGTGATTTGccttaaatattcttaaataatttataatttgctttCTGTTCGTTCtcgcaataaataaatcatgcAGATTATCAccataatttctaaaatatttccCACGAAATCGAGGCAATAATTACCCCGTCCAATCTCAGTTCAATTTGATATCACTGCTCGatataattaatcaaaattgcCATCGAAAGTGATTTTTGATGTGGTATTGAAATTCTTGATTTTgataaaccaaaacaacaaaaactttgcAAATTATGAGCAGAAATTAATTAGCGTAaaattgttgcagctgcagctgctaaTTGCTtccaaacactcacacacgcacacatatgaAAAATGTCGTTTGTTATTGGATGAGGGAAATGTTATATATGGATAATTACGAGTATTTTCCGGGCAGGCACATTTTCTTACTATATATGGCAGCTTTTGATTCATGTTGAACAGCAAACTGCACTCAAATTATTTGCAGTTTGCATACTTTTCtcatattttcacattttcatattttcatttgctcgAAAGGAGAGCAAGGAAGGCAGCAGGTAGATTTTTCCTGCTTGTTCATTGAAATTTATCAcaagaaattgcaatttcatttttgccgTTTCATGTCAATctgcacagcaacaaaaacacacaactacaacaaaaatgtagaTCATATAACCAATGCTTTATTTTGGGAGGGATGCTCGAAGGGAAAGGGAAGaggggagtgggagtgggaggaCAGCATTGCATAGATGCAAACAATTTCCTGCatactttttaataaagtttCTCGTATGCCCAAAGTGCCGAAAAATGGAGAaacagagcagcaacaacaacagtaacaacaggAAGATGAACAGGAAGCTGCGAGCTCAGGACGCGGACAGTCAAAACTTTTGCCCAGCTTCCATTCTTCTCTTTTTGtcttacttttttgttgttgcgcaaATTTTATTGGCAAGAAAATGTACGAGTTTCACATCATGTAACAGCAAATTAAACATTCTTCATATTTAATGTACAAAGACTAAAAGTGTAACTTGCTAAAGCACTTCGGAAACTTTGCCCCATCCCCAGCTCAACAAAAGAAATTCCCCTTTCAGGGCGCACAATTCAAATAGATAATAAATGTCACCTAAGCTCGAGCTTAgcaattacatatttatgtcaTTTAATTGCGTTTTGGGGCTTCTAAGTAAATGTGCtagtgtataaataaattaaatacattcaaaataagcTGAGAGTGGCAAATAAATAcgttttaatatgaaatttatgtatttaataaagcTAAACAGCATGAAGTcaactaaattaaaacaaaacaattaagaaagcaagagtcgagtgtgctgaactgtgagatactcaaTTACTGAGTTTGAgtaaaagctaaacagtgcggtattattatataccaaataatatactgcaaaaatattaaaacataccaCAGGGTatgtgtggtatattgatagtatatatattatactgcaaaaatactaaaacacaCCAAAGGGTatgtgtggtatattgatattatataccaattaatagactgcaaaaatactaaaacataacAAAGGGTatgtgtttggtatattgatatactataaagtTCAATACCATGATATACCAGACTataaaatatggtatatttatatactattaaattaaaattaatcaatagaatacaaaatataccacattatgttatgcggtatatttatatactaaaattcaaTATATCCGTATATGCTATAttgatattcaaaatatacaatacagTTAACGATAGACCATATCataaaatatggtatatttatactatactgttatattaaaaatatacaatagaaaaatataccaaattatggTTATATCGATAGGGCtttattgatgctgatcaagaatatatatactctatagAATCGAAGAAAACTCCTTCTCcctgttacacacatttcctgaaggcacaaagttataataagcagtatatttaatataataacgTTTgcttatatagtatatttaatatacaataacatATAACAGTATATTTAACATACTGCAACATTTGATAACACACAGTAAATGTTCTCTAATATTCTATAACATTTGGttatatatagcatatttaatatacaagcACATTTGCTCACATacagtatatttaatatactgtaACATTTGATAACATTCAGTATATGTtctttaatatactattacttttgcttatatatagtatatatttaatatataataacgTTTGCTTAACTTTTCGCTGTTATTAGCCCAACTAATTGTCCATTTGCAGAGTTTTTTACCATCCCAATTAAATACAGCTACAGCCATTTGCATGTTGGTTGTGTAAGTAAGCAATTCTGTATTTGCTTGACACCACCTGCAACTGCAtctgcaacaacatcagcaactgcaactgcaacagacgcatcgcatcgcatcgcgaTGTGGTCGCCGTTGACTGTTTGTCTTgtggtgcagcagcagcaattgttgttgttgttgttgttgttgcagttgctgttgctgtcgtgcTGACTGCTGTCTGTTGTTCTTGGCTGTCAGCGTTTTTGTTATCTGCAATGGCAACGTcaactgcaaaaaatactCGAAGCACTCGACATAAAATTTCATGCGCAAACCAAAGTCGTAACGCTGGGCCACCTTAatgacggacagacagacagacggacagactgaCGGACAGACGAGCTGACTGACATTACAACTACAACGGGAACAAACATATTATCATGTagaaataaacgaaaaaagaGCTGTTGAAGTTAAGTATATCCTGCACACAAATTCAATGAGGCAACTGTTGTGATTACGTTTCGAATTCAACTGTTGAGCAGGGAAGTGGAAGCAAGGAGTACTATtacataatttcaataatgaaaacatattccaaattatttaagaaaaactcTCTTTTATTACTAAGCAAGTGATAAGAATTTTCAAGTATTACagacatttcaatttgaattgaagATTTTCTTAAAGccattgaatttgaattgaagaTATTGTAAAAAGGACACCCAGGTAGctctattaaataaaaacaacttgtgtgtttgcttgaagttattaaatcttaattttaattttcactaGTTTAAAACAAGTTCTCTTCTTCCGTTCTACTTcgataaaataaaagagaatgagagagagagagagagagagagagagttaaaAGGAAAAAGCAAATCACTTTTAGTGTTACCAGCTTGCGTTTGGTCAATTATCTTTTGCTCCTAGAAATATGGATTTGGTATTATTCCATAGGAGActataaattgtaaaagtgaaaaaataatatggaaataaaaatgcttgtcttatattaaatttgaaaaatatacttaaaataagtttagctatatttgttgttgtatctgTGAACGCCACACAATATtccattcaaaaatataaaaaaaaaatcatatctGTATTCTAAGAATATCTTTAAATTATAGgtgtaataaaaacatattcagAATTagcattaatttaatatcGAACAACGCCCCATCAAACCCTTTTGTGAGTTCTATAACATTAAGATAGTTGCTCAATCAAAAACCACCTTTTCTACCCATATACCCCTTTGCAACATTCTcctttttacagggtattttgaataaagaaataaCATTGCCAAACGCGCGAAAAACAAACGGTTAACGTTAACGCGTTAACAGAaaatggcaactggcaacgaCACtgacacatgcacacacacacacacacagacacagacagaaacacacacacatacatacacacacacacaaaatgaagaagaagcgAAGCAAAATTATCCGACACGCGTTTCGCATTGCTCAGTGGCCTCTATAAATGCATTATGTTATGCACTCATTCGCAGTGGAGTcggagtctgagtctgagtatGTGAATGTgcatgtgaatgcgaatgagtGCAAAAAAATGCACACAGTTATGTGCGAGTGAGAGtgcaagtgggcgtggcaggtgGCAAACAGCAGAAGACAGCTGCAACGAATCGGAATGGCAAGAGGCGCCAGAGAcgctagcaaaaaaaaatataatattaaaaaatgcaaaaatattcgCATAAAACTAAAGTCAAAATACTCTACAAAAtagattaaattatttgcataatttgtgaTACAAGACAATacattaataaacaaaagaaatagaCAAGTGATCAAAAGTACCtgattaaaatatagtattaactacacaatttccaaaaagtcagtaattttagtaaaattaaataaaaatgtttatttcattatttcatttaatctaTCTACAATAGCATAcataattcagtatttttttttataatgttgtatattattatactaaacACGCCTAACAAAAGAGCACTATATGGATGAAATAAGAAACGAGTCGAAAACAAACTCCATCAATACTCtactatatttgtataaatatgtttatactAAACAATTCCAATAATGGTTTATATAAGATATTaaactttgaaaatatattaacaagaaaagaatgaataaataaaaagagacTTACATCAAAATTTGatacaaatgaaatgtttttattattataaattggtATTTCTTTTTCCTATGAATAACAACCAATTTTACTCTGCCAAAATGTATAGTTATTTTCTTCTAGAAAAATGTCTTATCTTAACCAATATAAACTTGAAGAATCCTTTTATTATACCCTGCTTTTATTACACCAACTTAGAGCATTCGAAATTCACGTTTGGAAGCTCAAAAGCCGCATAACCGAGTTGACATGAATTGTTGCATGTGTGGGTTAGTGTatgtctgtgagtgtgtgcggtTGTCTGCCGGGCATTCCtgtcagtgtgtgtatgtatgtgtgtgtgattgtatctgtgtgtgcgcATGCGAGGTGTTGACccgtaaatttcatttaatgccatatattattatatttggcTGCGAGAGAATTTGCCATTAAATATTgctgagcacacacacacatacacatacagataACTATGTGCATATTTCAcatgtctgtgtgtatgtgcattcCTTTAAGTCAATTCAGTTATCGgcattaattacaaattataatttaaaagaatgcctggcaaattgaaaattcatttcaatcgCATTCAAAGGAAACGCTGCCCGAAATGATGAATGCCCCAAAGGAATATTAAAGATTTACCACAGCGAATAAATTCGAAAATATCggaaaatatgataaaataaagtatGGAAAATCCATACGATGAATGTGAATTCCCTCAAGCAATCGAATCGCATCAAAACTATGGCaaagaataacaaattaatgaattggaaattcaatttttaatattaagcATTTGCGCATACATATATTCGATGAACTTTTCATAAATTACACTCTGTGTGTCAGCTGTAATGAGTCTCGCAAACTTTTCGCTTTCCATTAGCCCAACAGcgcaaactttttaattatttgccaaTGCTTTATATAGGCTtcttgcaaaaaaaagagaaaaaacaagttGAGAAGCAGCATTGAACACTTATCGACTAAAAGATATGCTGcatatcaaatttgatttcatttgaaatacaaattcgtaataatacttttacttccctaataataaatttatataaattcaagATTTATTCAGATGAGTTTATATAGAAAtcttcattattatttcttactATTAATAGTAATAAACATTTCTATATAAACTCATCTCAATAAATTATGAGTTTATATAGAATTgttcattattatttct comes from the Drosophila sulfurigaster albostrigata strain 15112-1811.04 chromosome 2L, ASM2355843v2, whole genome shotgun sequence genome and includes:
- the LOC133838565 gene encoding limbic system-associated membrane protein; amino-acid sequence: MRLIGFILNLAALTAGVLANHHDSLTLSPAEHSVVRYTNESLIVQCRAPSPQVKLHWKSPRGEIISANKGRIHIEQTSPEQLQIVFAHIALADKGNWSCEAVEGGMHSKSYELIVYQKITFTETNSVTTVKEGQNATILCEVKGEPQPNVTWHFNGQPISAEANASKFRILADALLIKKVTQFDTGEYTCRAFQVNSIASDMQERTVLMKIEHKPQWIHTLHTEQQYAYINGTAIIECKATAEPPPTFSWYRKQKRLESNEHTHLIETQATFSRITIHVHDAKQFDNYRCRVHNHLGTIERVTRLEQGEKPPPPTVFQLRGYNSNTFDVDVSAQRDKDKVGPMDVNGFRIQYITEPEFKADANKWTNAKHKDFPYEEGASLLITNLEPDTEYLIRAASRNLAGFSDYTKVTQKRTLSLELRASAGALLPSLYQLLTATLLLLLLRRCH